A region from the Gossypium hirsutum isolate 1008001.06 chromosome A08, Gossypium_hirsutum_v2.1, whole genome shotgun sequence genome encodes:
- the LOC107926318 gene encoding dihydrolipoyllysine-residue succinyltransferase component of 2-oxoglutarate dehydrogenase complex 2, mitochondrial isoform X2, with protein sequence MLGALRRKVAIGGSSASVSGKAIRPIISASRVSVNVGEEILLLQPRGIAHVRNFSHLILPGCSVGLAKTRDVFSSIQSETIMQKSCRAFSSGDGDLVDAVVPFMGESISDGTLATFLKKPGDSVAADEPIAQIETDKVTIDVVSPQAGVIQEYVAKEGDTVEAGAKIAVISKSGVGVAPAAPAEKKSEKAASKPSPPAESVKEDKPKAKVEASPAAEKPKPPSSPPPKRTATEPVLPPKERERRVPMTRLRKRVATRLKDSQNTFAMLTTFNEVDMTNLMKLRSDYKDAFVEKHGVKLGFMSGFVNAAVSALQHQPIVNAVIDGDDIIYRDYVDISIAVGTPKGLVVPVVRDADKMNFAEIEKTINNLAKKANDGTISIDEMAGGSFTISNGGVYGSLLSTPIINPPQSAILGMHSIVSRPMVVGGNVVPRPMMYIALTYDHRLIDGREAVFFLRRIKDVVEDPRRLLLDV encoded by the exons ATGTTGGGCGCTTTAAGGAGAAAAGTTGCGATTGGAGGCTCGTCAGCCTCG gTGTCAGGGAAAGCGATTCGGCCAATTATTTCAGCATCTAGAGTTTCTGTCAATGTTGGAGAAGAG ATTCTATTACTTCAGCCTAGAGGAATTGCCCATGTCCGTAACTTTTCTCATCTCATTCTCCCAG GTTGTTCTGTTGGTTTAGCAAAGACAAG GGATGTCTTTTCTAGCATTCAGTCAGAGACTATCATGCAAAAGTCATGCAGGGCTTTCTCTTCTGGAGACG GGGATCTGGTCGATGCTGTTGTCCCTTTTATGGGAGAATCAATTAGTGATGGCACTTTGGCAACATTCTTGAAAA AACCTGGTGATTCAGTAGCAGCTGATGAACCAATTGCTCAAATAGAAACAGATAAG GTAACAATTGATGTTGTCAGTCCCCAAGCTGGTGTGATACAAGAG TATGTAGCAAAGGAAGGAGATACTGTGGAAGCAGGTGCCAAGATTGCTGTCATTTCTAAGTCTGGTGTAGGAGTAGCACCTGCTGCTCCTGCTGAAAAGAAATCAGAAAAAGCTGCTTCCAAGCCATCTCCTCCAGCTGAATCTGTGAAGGAGGATAAGCCAAAAGCTAAAGTTGAAGCTTCTCCTGCTGCGGAGAAGCCTAAACCCCCTTCTTCTCCACCTCCCAAGCGAACTGCTACTGAACCTGTACTTCCACCGAAGGAAAGGGAAAGAAGA GTTCCAATGACAAGGCTTAGGAAACGGGTTGCTACACGATTGAAAGATTCCCAGAATACTTTTGCAATGTTAACAACGTTCAATGAAGTTGATAT GACTAACTTGATGAAGCTCCGATCTGATTACAAGGATGCTTTTGTTGAGAAACATGGTGTCAAGTTGGGATTTATGTCAGGATTTGTTAAT GCTGCTGTTAGTGCACTTCAACATCAGCCTATTGTAAATGCTGTAATTGACGGGGATGATATTATTTATAGAGATTATGTGGATATCAGCATTGCTGTTGGTACTCCAAAG GGGCTTGTCGTTCCGGTAGTCCGTGATGCTGACAAGATGAATTTTGCTGAGATAGAGAAAACAATCAACAACCTTGCTAAGAAAGCAAATGATGGGACCATTTCAATTGATGAAATGGCTGGAGGCTCATTTACGATATCCAATGGTGGTGTCTATGGCAGTCTTTTGAGTACCCCCATCATCAACCCTCCTCAG TCGGCGATCTTGGGTATGCACTCAATCGTGTCCCGACCAATGGTTGTTGGAGGTAATGTAGTGCCAAGACCAATGATGTACATTGCACTCACTTATGACCATAGGCTGATTGATGGAAGAGAAGCAGTCTTCTTTTTACGACGTATCAAGGATGTTGTCGAAGACCCTCGGAGGCTGCTACTTGATGTCTAA
- the LOC107926318 gene encoding dihydrolipoyllysine-residue succinyltransferase component of 2-oxoglutarate dehydrogenase complex 2, mitochondrial isoform X1, with product MLGALRRKVAIGGSSASVSGKAIRPIISASRVSVNVGEEVNSRILLLQPRGIAHVRNFSHLILPGCSVGLAKTRDVFSSIQSETIMQKSCRAFSSGDGDLVDAVVPFMGESISDGTLATFLKKPGDSVAADEPIAQIETDKVTIDVVSPQAGVIQEYVAKEGDTVEAGAKIAVISKSGVGVAPAAPAEKKSEKAASKPSPPAESVKEDKPKAKVEASPAAEKPKPPSSPPPKRTATEPVLPPKERERRVPMTRLRKRVATRLKDSQNTFAMLTTFNEVDMTNLMKLRSDYKDAFVEKHGVKLGFMSGFVNAAVSALQHQPIVNAVIDGDDIIYRDYVDISIAVGTPKGLVVPVVRDADKMNFAEIEKTINNLAKKANDGTISIDEMAGGSFTISNGGVYGSLLSTPIINPPQSAILGMHSIVSRPMVVGGNVVPRPMMYIALTYDHRLIDGREAVFFLRRIKDVVEDPRRLLLDV from the exons ATGTTGGGCGCTTTAAGGAGAAAAGTTGCGATTGGAGGCTCGTCAGCCTCG gTGTCAGGGAAAGCGATTCGGCCAATTATTTCAGCATCTAGAGTTTCTGTCAATGTTGGAGAAGAGGTAAATAGTCGA ATTCTATTACTTCAGCCTAGAGGAATTGCCCATGTCCGTAACTTTTCTCATCTCATTCTCCCAG GTTGTTCTGTTGGTTTAGCAAAGACAAG GGATGTCTTTTCTAGCATTCAGTCAGAGACTATCATGCAAAAGTCATGCAGGGCTTTCTCTTCTGGAGACG GGGATCTGGTCGATGCTGTTGTCCCTTTTATGGGAGAATCAATTAGTGATGGCACTTTGGCAACATTCTTGAAAA AACCTGGTGATTCAGTAGCAGCTGATGAACCAATTGCTCAAATAGAAACAGATAAG GTAACAATTGATGTTGTCAGTCCCCAAGCTGGTGTGATACAAGAG TATGTAGCAAAGGAAGGAGATACTGTGGAAGCAGGTGCCAAGATTGCTGTCATTTCTAAGTCTGGTGTAGGAGTAGCACCTGCTGCTCCTGCTGAAAAGAAATCAGAAAAAGCTGCTTCCAAGCCATCTCCTCCAGCTGAATCTGTGAAGGAGGATAAGCCAAAAGCTAAAGTTGAAGCTTCTCCTGCTGCGGAGAAGCCTAAACCCCCTTCTTCTCCACCTCCCAAGCGAACTGCTACTGAACCTGTACTTCCACCGAAGGAAAGGGAAAGAAGA GTTCCAATGACAAGGCTTAGGAAACGGGTTGCTACACGATTGAAAGATTCCCAGAATACTTTTGCAATGTTAACAACGTTCAATGAAGTTGATAT GACTAACTTGATGAAGCTCCGATCTGATTACAAGGATGCTTTTGTTGAGAAACATGGTGTCAAGTTGGGATTTATGTCAGGATTTGTTAAT GCTGCTGTTAGTGCACTTCAACATCAGCCTATTGTAAATGCTGTAATTGACGGGGATGATATTATTTATAGAGATTATGTGGATATCAGCATTGCTGTTGGTACTCCAAAG GGGCTTGTCGTTCCGGTAGTCCGTGATGCTGACAAGATGAATTTTGCTGAGATAGAGAAAACAATCAACAACCTTGCTAAGAAAGCAAATGATGGGACCATTTCAATTGATGAAATGGCTGGAGGCTCATTTACGATATCCAATGGTGGTGTCTATGGCAGTCTTTTGAGTACCCCCATCATCAACCCTCCTCAG TCGGCGATCTTGGGTATGCACTCAATCGTGTCCCGACCAATGGTTGTTGGAGGTAATGTAGTGCCAAGACCAATGATGTACATTGCACTCACTTATGACCATAGGCTGATTGATGGAAGAGAAGCAGTCTTCTTTTTACGACGTATCAAGGATGTTGTCGAAGACCCTCGGAGGCTGCTACTTGATGTCTAA
- the LOC107926283 gene encoding aspartic proteinase A1 — protein sequence MGTIGKTTTAALFLCLLLFPIVFSTPNDRLVRIGLKKRKIDRNNRMAAHLESKEGKASEAFLRKYRLHGNLGESEDIDIVALKNYMDAQYFGEIGIGTPTQNFTVIFDTGSSNLWVPSSKCYFSIACYFHPKYKSSRSRTYKANGKPADIQYGTGAISGFFSEDHVTVGDLVVKHQEFIEATKESSLTFLIAKFDGILGLGFKEISVGNAVPVWYNMVNQGLVNEPVFSFWLNRNPEDDVGGEVVFGGMDPKHYKGEHTYVPVKQKGYWQFDMGDVLIGDQTTGLCASGCSAIVDSGTSLLTGPTAVIAQVNHAIGATGVVSQECKTVVSEYGEMIIDLLLSKDQPLKVCSQIGLCSFDGTRDVSMGIESVVNENAGKASGNVHDAMCSVCEMAVIWVQSQLKQNQTQERILDYVNELCDRLPSPMGESVVDCNSLSAMPSVAFTIGGKILELTPEQYILKVGDGELAQCISGFGALDVPPPRGPLWILGDVFMGKFHTVFDYGNMQIGFAEAT from the exons ATGGGGACAATAGGCAAAACTACTACGGCCGCTCTTTTTCTTTGTCTTCTTCTGTTTCCTATTGTCTTTTCCACGCCTAATGACAGATTGGTTAGAATTGGACTCAAAAAGAGAAAGATTGACCGAAACAATCGGATGGCTGCACACCTTGAATCCAAGGAGGGAAAGGCATCTGAAGCTTTTCTTAGAAAGTATCGTCTTCATGGGAACTTGGGGGAATCAGAGGACATTGATATTGTGGCACTAAAGAACTACATGGATGCTCAGTACTTTGGTGAGATTGGTATTGGCACTCCTACACAGAACTTCACTGTGATATTTGACACTGGGAGTTCTAATTTGTGGGTTCCTTCATCTAAATGTTATTTCTCG ATAGCATGCTATTTCCATCCAAAATATAAATCAAGCCGTTCACGTACCTACAAGGCTAATG GTAAACCAGCGGATATCCAATATGGCACTGGGGCTATTTCAGGATTCTTTAGTGAGGACCATGTAACAGTTGGTGATCTTGTAGTTAAACATCAG GAATTTATTGAGGCAACAAAGGAGTCCAGCTTAACATTTTTGATTGCCAAGTTTGATGGTATACTTGGACTTGGATTTAAAGAGATTTCAGTTGGAAATGCTGTGCCTGTATG GTACAACATGGTCAATCAAGGTCTTGTTAATGAACCAGTTTTTTCATTTTGGCTCAACCGCAATCCTGAGGATGATGTTGGCGGAGAAGTGGTTTTTGGTGGGATGGATCCAAAACATTACAAGGGGGAACACACTTATGTTCCTGTAAAACAGAAAGGATACTGGCAG TTTGATATGGGTGATGTTCTGATTGGTGACCAAACAACTG GACTTTGTGCCAGTGGCTGCAGTGCTATTGTTGATTCCGGAACTTCCTTGTTGACTGGACCTACG GCTGTTATTGCTCAAGTCAATCATGCTATTGGTGCAACAGGGGTTGTAAGTCAAGAATGCAAGACTGTGGTTTCAGAATACGGAGAAATGATAATTGACTTGCTATTATCGAAG GACCAACCACTGAAAGTTTGCTCACAAATAGGTTTGTGTTCATTTGATGGAACTCGAGATGTAAG TATGGGAATCGAAAGTGTTGTGAATGAGAATGCTGGAAAGGCCTCTGGTAATGTCCATGATGCAATGTGTTCTGTTTGTGAGATGGCAGTCATATGGGTGCAAAGCCAACTTAAACAGAACCAGACTCAGGAGCGTATACTTGATTACGTCAATGAG CTCTGTGACCGGTTGCCTAGTCCAATGGGAGAATCAGTTGTTGATTGTAACAGCCTATCTGCTATGCCTAGTGTCGCCTTCACAATTGGTGGAAAGATACTTGAGCTTACCCCTGAGCAG TACATTCTAAAAGTTGGTGACGGAGAGCTAGCTCAATGCATTAGCGGATTCGGTGCTCTCGATGTACCGCCTCCTCGCGGACCACTCtg GATCTTGGGCGACGTGTTTATGGGTAAGTTCCATACGGTTTTCGACTATGGAAACATGCAAATTGGATTTGCAGAGGCTACATAA